Genomic segment of Ischnura elegans chromosome 12, ioIscEleg1.1, whole genome shotgun sequence:
CAGTTATCAAAAACGGCAGCGACGACTTCCTGAAAGTCACTGTTTAATTGCGATTGAGACATGGCGTGGATATTCTCGGCTGTATTTGAGGTTTATAATTACTCCCACCCTGGAAGAGTAATTCTCCTAGAAAGTCCTTATTCTGCTCAATTGTCCATTATAGAATTTATCAACTTGTCCTCACGGGTCCACATGTTCTTTAGATGCGCAGTTGCATCTCTTCTTTTAAACAAATCAACGGGCGTGTGCGGACAATGTAAACAAATGAGGTTTGATTAAAAGGATTTTCTATATAAATTAGGTCAAATAACAATCAATTGAGGAAAATTGTATTGATTACACCGTACATTTACTAAGGATATCATGGTTTTTCATTGAACTTGGAAGTTAGGTTTTCTCCTGGTGCTGTACACATTTTTTCTTGTCTAAAAAAAAGCATATCGAATGTGACGTTTTTGTGGTCATGCGCTTGTTGCCAGCCCATATTGTTTTTGTTGTGAATAAGTCTCGAATATCTGGGGCAAGCCACTAGTCCTGGATATGCGtcgtagcgtctatttttttatgtgTTGAGATTCACTAGTTATGTCTATATATTGTCAGTGAGCTTCTGGTTTCGTGTTTATATTAAATTCCCCATTAATGTGGAAACATGAGTTACTTGAGTGACCTGTGTCAATCGAATGAGTACCTTAGTTTTAGGAGTAATATCCCTTTGAGGAGAATAGCAGTGGACTCGGACAGCACTAAGGTTTGAAATTAGGTTTATGGTCTTGTAATATTTGACTGGATGCTTAAGTAACTCAAGATGTTTGTGTATGTGTTCCAGGTGTGGAAATTGTACGACTCGGGTCCAAAAACTGTCGCAAACCCTCTTATATGTCTTCCACCGGTTAGCGGCACTGCTGacatatttttcaagcaaattctcGCCCTACACGCAAAAGGTTATAGGGTTATTTCGGTGGGTATCTTATGTTTTAACTCTTATCTGTAGTACTTGAATTACCTTGGCCCaaacttttttcccaaaataCACAGCTATCTGTTGTTAGTTGATGGAATACCGAAGCAAGAACTGATTGACATTTATGAGTGCTCAGCTGGTATTCATGCACTAAGCCATTAACTTATTGCCATTTTTTAGGCAGAGCATCCTGTTTACTGGACAGTTAAGGAGTGGAACGAAGGATTCAAAAAACTTATTGATCATTTGGGATGTAGACAGGTTCATATATTTGGTGCTTCTTTGGGTATGTACTGGATGGATTTCGGCGTCTGTTGTTTGGcttgttattgatttattaaCCGCAGCGAACCTTTCACAGGTGGTTTTTTGGCGCAAAAGTTTGCAGAATATACAGCCAACTGCCCTCGGGTGGCATCATTGATTTTATGTAATTCTTTCACTGACACTTCTGTCTTCAATTACAACGATTCCGCTACAGTGTAAGTAATATCGAAATTTCTATGCACGCCATTTAGTTTGGTTCGTCTTTTCTGCTAAGCATAGTTTCTTTTCACTGAAGTATGGAAACCCAAACACTGGATTAAGTATctgaacaaataaacttaatgtcCTATCAAGCTACATATTTCGTCTATCCTCTAGTTTAGCAGGCTTAGAATAATTGCATATTTGAAGTTTATATAGGAGCTAAGTTTGGTAGGGGTAATGGCACGACCCCATTGAATAACTTAGTTTGGAAAAGCTGATTGAAATGTAATCAGCCAGAAATGTGTCGTTAAAGTGAAGGGATGCTTTGATACCTAGCTACCAGATGGATGAATTCCCAAGTGATACTCAGTACTTGCCTTCTCCTTTACCAGGTTTTGGATGTTTCCATCGCTGCTCTTAAAGAAAATGGTGATGAGCAACTTCACTTCTGTCACAGTTGATGCAGAAATAGCCGATTCCATTGATTTCATGGTTGAAAGGGTGAGTATATTTTCAGTACATTCTATGGAGCACTTGCCTTGTAATTATGCTTCAAGTTGTTATGATTTTTGGCGATTGAATATTACTATGTGTTCCTCTCTTATTTGTCAATAATCTGTATTCCATAGTTAATCAAAAAATTCTCATGCCTCAATGATCACTCCTTTCCATTTTAGTCATACCTAATCGAGATTATTTTTGAAGCATGGTCTTCATGTCTTTACAATGGACTTATCTAtcctatatattccaaaaatcCCTATTAAGCAGCCACCCCTCCAAACGACCATTTTTCCTTAAATCAGCAGTGGCCGTCTTAGGGTATGCTGCATATTCATATATCCAATCTCACAGCCAATGGAATGAAACTTTCAACATATCTCTCCAGTATAAAGAGTTCTTGGGATTGCCACCAGATCAGGAACTGCATTTCTGTCGAAGTTTCAATGTTCTCAAATGACATCAAGTTGTAAATGGCAGGGGCAGTATGGTTGCCATTGGaaatttaatgctaatttttttcaattctgaaaTGAATGCTAGATACTTCCTCAGGGGATAGTTGCAAAATTGTAGAATGAGACTTAAGTCCTTCATAATTACCTAAGTAAACCTGCAATCAAATGAACTTGATTGAGAGCTTTCCAAAATGCCCTCAACCTTTTCCTCACTAAAG
This window contains:
- the LOC124169835 gene encoding maspardin-like, whose protein sequence is MSYLSDLCQSNEYLSFRSNIPLRRIAVDSDSTKVWKLYDSGPKTVANPLICLPPVSGTADIFFKQILALHAKGYRVISAEHPVYWTVKEWNEGFKKLIDHLGCRQVHIFGASLGGFLAQKFAEYTANCPRVASLILCNSFTDTSVFNYNDSATVFWMFPSLLLKKMVMSNFTSVTVDAEIADSIDFMVERIESLSQQELASRLTLNCTNCYVQPQKLSNTPTTILDVFDKYALSSTVREDLYKCYPNAKLAHLKSGGNFPYLSRSDEVNLHLQIHLRQFEGTNLSASEPLPDST